The following coding sequences lie in one Desulfuromonadales bacterium genomic window:
- a CDS encoding ATP-binding protein encodes SAEGTFTFESDPIKVRQVLVNLTSNAAKFTEQGEIRLALERQEEGIRLAVSDTGVGIRESDLEMLFTAFSQLEDVKTRRHEGTGLGLTITRQMVGLLGGRIQVDSTYGRGTTFAVLLPAAIPQHERAANE; translated from the coding sequence GAGCGCCGAGGGGACATTTACGTTCGAGTCGGACCCGATCAAGGTGCGCCAGGTCCTGGTCAACCTGACCAGCAATGCCGCCAAGTTCACCGAACAGGGGGAGATCCGCCTGGCGCTGGAGCGGCAAGAGGAAGGCATCCGCCTCGCGGTGAGCGACACCGGGGTCGGCATCCGCGAGAGCGACCTGGAAATGCTCTTCACCGCCTTCAGCCAGCTCGAGGACGTCAAGACCCGACGGCACGAGGGGACCGGGCTCGGCCTGACCATCACCCGCCAGATGGTGGGGCTGCTCGGCGGCCGCATCCAGGTCGACAGTACTTACGGCCGGGGGACGACCTTCGCGGTCCTCCTGCCG